GAGGGGGGGATTGCGATGGCGGAGCAAAAACAAGCCCAGAGTTTGCAGGACGAAATTGTCGCTGCGGTCGATACCGGTGCTCGGGCGCCCATTGGATGGGAGGCAAAATTCATTGCAACCGTCACCTTCACCTGGGCGCTGTTTCAGCTTTATATTGCCTCGAACCTGCCGTTCTGGCTCAGTGACGTCACCGGCTTTAGCCTGGTTGTAACCAACTCCAATGCGCGCCTGATTCACCTTGCCTTCGGTTTTTTCCTGGCAGCGCTCGCATTTCCGCTGTTTAAAAAGAGCTCGAAAACGTCGATCCCCTGGTACGACTGGATTCTGGCAATTACCGGCGTCGCCTGCTGTCTTTATATCGTCGTGTTACGCAATGAAATCGCGGTACGTGCCGGCCTGCCGACGCAAGGCGACCTGATCGCGTCAACCGTGGGCATGATTATCCTCGGTATTACCGTTTACCGGGCGCTGGGCCTGCCGCTGCTGATCGTTGCGAGCGTATTCGTCAGCTACGTGTTTTTCGGCAATTCCGAGTCGCTGCCCGAAGCGATCCAGTGGAAAGGGGCCTCCTACGGCAAGGCCATGTGGCACTTCTGGATGCAGAACGAGGGCGTGTTCGGCGTTGCGCTCGGCGTTTCGGCTTCATTAATATTTTTATTCGTGTTGTTCGGCTCGATCCTGGAAAAAGCCGGCGCCGGTAATTACTTTATCAAGATCGCGTTCGCGCTGCTGGGCCACCTGCGCGGTGGGCCGGCCAAGGCCGCGGTCGTCGCGTCTGCGCTCAGTGGTTTGTATTCGGGATCCTCGATCGCAAACGTGGTCACCACCGGAACCTTCACCATCCCGTTGATGAAACGCACCGGGTTCAGCCCCGAAAAGGCGGGTGCGGTAGAGGTTGCATCGTCGACCAACGGGCAGCTTACGCCGCCAGTCATGGGGGCCGCCGCGTTTCTGATCGCCGAATTCACTGGCATCAGCTATACCGACATACTCAAGCACGCGCTGGTGCCGGCACTGGTGTCCTACATCGCGCTGGTTTACATCGTGCATCTCGAAGCGCTCAAGTTGAATTTAAAGGGATTGCCCAGGCTGCCGTCGACGAAGACGTTTGCCAGCAAACTCATCGGATTTCTCGGGGGCTTTATTGGCATCAGCATCCTCGGAATTGCGGTGTACTACGGTCTCGGCTGGATCAAGGTCGCGGCCCCCGACTACGCCTTTGCGATCGTCGCCATCGGCTGTACTGGTGCCTACCTCTACCTGGTCTGGATTGCTTCGAAGCAGCCTGATTTGAAGGTCGATCCGCCCGATGCGCCGATTCTCGAGCTCCCCCATGCGGGTACCGTCGCGGTTACCGGCCTTTACTTTATCCTGCCGATCGTAATCCTGATCTGGTGCATTATCATTGAGCGCCTGTCACCGGCGCTGTCCGCACTCTGGGCTACGGTAGCCATGATCGTGGTCGTGCTGACGCAGGATGCCCTCAAGGCTTTCTTTCGTGGCAGCGGTAACTATGGCGCAGCATTCAAGGTCGGCCTGGGTCACTGGATTGAAGGCATGATCGCCGGTTCCAGGAACATGATCAGTATCGCGGTCGCCACTGGCGCCGCCGGCATAATCGTCGGCACCATTTCGCTAACCGGTGCGCACCAGGTGGTTGGAGAGTTCGTCGAATTCCTGTCGGGTGGTAGCCTGATCCTCATGCTGATCCTGGTGGCGCTGATGAGCCTGATTCTCGGCATGGGCTTGCCGACCACGGCTAACTATATCGTGGTGTCATCGCTGATGGCACCGGTTATCCTGGTGCTCGGTGCCAAGAGCGGGCTGATCGTGCCGCTGATCGCGGTGCACCTGTTCGTGTTTTATTTCGGCATCCTGGCGGATGACACGCCGCCGGTCGGGCTTGCGGCATTTGCCGCGGCGGCGATCTCCGGGGGTGACCCGATCAAGACCGGTATCCAGGGATTTGCCTACGACATTCGAACCGCGCTGTTACCGTTCCTGTTTATCTTCAATACCGAACTGTTGTTAATCAATGTCGGGGTGGTGAAGGCCTTTTTCGTGTTCGGGGTCGCGGTGGTGGCGATGATGCTGTTTGCATCCGCCACCCAGGGCTACATGTTTACCCGCAACCGCAAATGGGAATCGGCACTATTGCTATTAATCGCGTTTACGCTGTTCCGACCGGGTTACTGGCTGGACAGGGTTTCACCGCCTTACGATATCTATAATCCCGATGTCGTCTACGAGGTTGTCGATGAGGTGGGACCGGATGGCTTGCTTATGATTATTGTAAGCGGTCCGGATTTCGATACCGGCGAGATCGCATCTACAACGGTGCTGGTTAACCTGGGACAGCCGGCCGATGCGATCGAAAGATTACGCAAGGCTGGATTGACGGTTACCGTCGCGGATGGACGCGCAATCATCGAAGAGCCTTTCCCCGGTACGCCATACTTCGAGAGTATCGGTAAGTCTTTTGATTACTACGGTGACGAACCCGTGCAAATTGCCGAGATCCGCCAGCCCGCCGATCGTATCGCGAAGGAAGTGTTTTACATTCCCGCGGTATTGCTACTGGCATTTATCATGTTTCTGCAAAAGCGTCGTGCTCGTGATGAACAGGTTGCGGAGGTCGGGGCGCCAGCCTGAATTGATACTGCATCAACTTAACGCTGTGGCCGGGTAATAGATGTCGCCATTTATCGTCGGCCTGGTGCTGTTGGCCGCACTGCTGCATGCCGGCTGGAACGCGATGGCGAAGTCGGGCGGAACACCGCAGTATAGTATCGCTTCCTACCGACTGGTAAATGCAGTCTGGTGCCTGCCGTTACTGTTTCTGTTCCCGTTGCCGCTGGCCGCCAGCTGGCCTATGTTGCTGGCTTCGACGCTGATCCATACGGCCTACTATTACACCCTTTCGAAGTCTTATGGTAGCGGCGACCTGTCCCAGGTTTACCCGCTGTTTCGCGGTCTTGCCCCGGTGCTGGTGGTGCTCGGTGCAGCACTGCTGGCCAGCGAGTACTTGCCGATGGGGGCGATGCTCGGTATCGGGCTCGTCAGTGCAGGGCTTATCAGCATAGCGTTCAGCGGCGGCGTCCTCGGCAAGATTCCCGGCCCCGCTCTGCGTTGGGGCCTCGCAACCTCGGTGTTGATTGCGGCCTATACCGTTGCCGACGGTATGGGGGTGCGCGCTGCCGGCAATCCGTTCAGTTATATTCTTTGGTTATTTGTATTCGAACCGATTCCAATCGGACTGTGGTTGCTGGCAACGGACCGCAGCGGATGGTTCGGATACATGCGCGCCAAGCCGGGCAAAATTACTGCCGGTGCCCTTGCGGCGGCAACCGCCTACGCGATGGTCATCTACGCGATGAGCGTTGCACCGATGGCTATGGTTTCCTCGCTACGCGAAACCAGTGTAATATTTGCCGCCCTGATCGGTACCCTGATGTTCCGCGAACCCTTCGGACGTCAACGCATTATCGCCGCTGCGCTGGTATGCCTCGGCGTAGTACTGATCAAGGTCCTCAGCTAACGGGAGTAACCAGTAATGTCGTTGACCCAAGATTTTCCGCACGTTGAACTCAGCCACAAGCCGACCCCGCTCGAGCTGTTGCAGAATGTCAGCGCCGAGTTCGGTACCAATGTCTGGATCAAGCGCGACGATTGCACCGGCCTCGCCTTTGGTGGCAACAAGAGTCGCCAGCTCGAATTCTATATCGGCCAGGCGTTGCAGCAGGGCGCCGATACGCTGCTGACGACCGGTGCGGTACAGTCCAACCATGTGCGCATGACGGTCGCCGCCGCACGCAAGATGGGTCTCGAGGTCGAGGTTCAGCTCGAACACCGCGTCGATCGCGAGCAACCGGAGTACCACCAGTCCGGCAATCCTTACCTGGTCAAGTTGATGGGTGCAAAGATCCACTATTACCCGGAAGGTGAAGACGAGGCGGGTGCCGACCAGGCGCTTGAGACGCGCGCCGTGGAAATTGCGCGGCAGGGCGGTAAGGCCTACGTCATTCCACTATCGAATGTGCACACGCCTTACGGCGCGCTCGGCTATGTCGATGGCGCCGAGGAGCTGATGCAACAGCTCGACGAAATGCATATCAATCCGGTCGGTTTCATTGTGCCGACCGGGTCCGCGTCCACTCATTGCGGCTTCCTGTACGGGATCAGGGCCTGTGGCAGCCAGGCACCGGTGTACGGCGTCTGCGTGCGCCGGGATGCCGAGAGCCAGCGACAGCGCGTCGGCACCAAGCTGAAAGCCGTGAGCGATACCATCGGCCGGGAGATTGATATTCCCGAAAGCGATATTCTCTGTGACGACAGCATGCTGGCACCGGGATACGGCTTGCTTAACGACGCAACGGTCGAAGCGATCAAGTTCCTGGCGCGGCGCGAGGGTATCTTGCTGGATCCAACCTACTCGGGGAAGGCCTTCGCGGTATTATTGCAGATGCTGAAACGGGGCGAGTTTAAGCAGGATGATCACTTGGTTTTTCTGCACACCGGTGGAGCCGCGTCGCTGTTTGCCTACCCCGAGCTGGTTGAAAGTGAGTGATCACGGCTATTTTTCGATAGACGCGGAATTTATAGATACCTACAATCTAGCGTTTTTTAAAGATGCAACCTGAGGAGAGACCTCGATGTCAAAACCTAAAGTAATCGTTACCCGTCGTTGGCACCCGGAAGTCGAGGCGGTGCTGGTGGAGCGGTTCGATACCCGGCTCAATGACGATGATCACCCGATGTCGGTTGCCGAGTTGCAGGATGCGCTGCGTAGTGCCGACGCGGTGTTACCGACCGTGTGTGACAAGGTTACCGCCGAGGTACTCGGTGCCGATAATATTCGTGCCAGGATTCTCGGTAGCAACGGTGTTGGTTTCAACCATATTGACCTGGAAGCGGCCAAAGCTACTGGCCTGACCGTTACTAACACCCCGGAAGTGCTTACCGATTGCACCGCAGACCTGGTAATGACCCTGTTACTGGCGGTGGCAAGACGGGCAGGCGAGGGCGAACGTCACCTGCGCAACGGCGAATGGACCGGTTGGCGCCCGACCCACATGATGGGTACCAGCGTTACCGGCAAAACCCTGGGTCTGATCGGTATGGGGCGTATTGCACGTGCGGTTGCGGCGCGTGCCGCGCATGGTTTCAATATGAAGATTATATTTCATGATCCGTTTCCGCCACCTGCCGAGGCCATCGCGGGCCTGAATGCGACCGAGTGCGCATCGCCCGAAGAAGTGTTTCAACAGGCCGATTTTGTTTCGCTGCATTGCCCCGGTGGCAAGGAAACCTATCACCTGATCGGCGCTGATGCGTTCAGGGCGATGCAGCCCGGTGCTTTCCTGATTAATACGGCTCGCGGCGATGTGGTCGACGAGGCTGCGCTGGTTACGGCGCTGGAGAATGGTGAAATTGCCGGTGCCGGTCTCGACGTATTCGAGAAAGAGCCCGCGGTAACCGAGGGATTGCTTAAGCTTGAGAATGTCGTGCTGTTACCGCATCTCGGCAGCGCCACCCGGGAAACCCGCAAGGCCATGGGGATGCGCGTGGTCGAAAATATTGAAGCCTTCTTCGCCGGTGACACCCCGCGCGACAAACTGGTTTAAATCAACAACCCGAAATCTGCAACGCCAGGAATCGGCATCGCGGAGCAACAGGGAGTAAACGGCCGCCGCTAACAACCCGATGAACAACAAGCGAAAATGCCAATTCTGGATCGATCGCGGCGGTACTTTCACGGACGTGGTGATGCGTGCGCCTGATGGGACCTTGAAAACCCACAAGTTGTTGTCGGAAAATCCTGAACAATATGCAGACGCCGCGCTGCAGGGTATCCGCGACCTGCTAGGCGTTTCCAGTAACGTCCCGATCCCTGCCACCGCCATCGAAGCGATAAAGATGGGTACCACCGTGGCCACCAACGCGCTGCTGGAGCGCAAGGGCGACCGCACGCTCCTGGTCATCACGCAAGGCTTCGGCGATGCACTTCGCATCGGCTACCAGAACCGCCCCCGCCTTTTCGACCGTCATATCGTATTACCGGAAATGCTCTACGAGCAGGTTATTGAAGTAACCGAAAGGGTTACCGCCAGTGGAGATGTACTGCAAGCCCTGGACCGGGAAACTGTAACAGGTGATCTGCAGGCTGCCTACGACAACGGTATTCGTTCGGCAGCCATTGCCTTTATGCATGGCTACCGTTTCCCGGCGCATGAGCAGGCAGTCGCCGCAATCGCCCATGAAATCGGCTTCACCCAGGTGTCCGTCTCGCATGAAGTCAGTCCGCTGGTAAAACTGGTGTCGCGTGGTGACACAACCGTGGTGGATGCCTACTTGTCGCCGATCCTGCGCCGTTACGTTGAAGGGATTGCCAACGAGATAGCAGGTGATATTGTGGATGCAACCCGGTTGATGTTCATGCAATCCAATGGTGGCCTGACCGACGCCAGCCTGTTCCAGGGCAAGGACAGCATTCTGTCCGGTCCCGCCGGAGGCGTTGTCGGCATGGTCCGTAGCGCTGTGATGGCAGGCTTTCACAAGGTAATCGGCTTTGACATGGGTGGTACCTCTACCGACGTGTCCCACTACGATGGCGAGTACGAGCGCGAATTTGAAACGCTGGTGGCGGGTGTTCGTATGCGCGCGCCGATGATGCGCATCCACACCGTCGCCGCCGGCGGTGGTTCTGTCCTGCATTTCGACGGTGCGCGCTATCGCGTCGGACCGGATTCTGCTGGTGCCAATCCCGGGCCGGCATGCTATCGCCGTGGTGGTCCCCTGGCGGTTACAGACTGCAACGTGATGCTGGGCAAAATCCAGCCGAAATATTTTCCCCGTGTCTTCGGGCCGAACGCCGATGAAATGCTGGATGTCGAGATCGTGCGCGACAGGTTCAAGGTGCTGGCCGATGATATTTCAAAAGCCAGCGGACAATTGACCACGGCGCAAGAGGTTGCCGAAGGCTTCCTCAAGATTGCCGTTGAAAACATGGCCAACGCCATCAAACAGATATCCGTGCAACGCGGCTATGACGTCACGGAATACACCCTGAATTGCTTCGGGGGTGCGGCCGGGCAGCATGCCTGCCTGGTTGCCGACTCGCTGGGTATGAAGCGGGTCTTCCTGCATCCTTTTGCAGGCGTCCTGTCGGCTTATGGCATGGGTCTGGCCGATATCAGGGCGATGCGTGAGCAGACGGTGGAAATACCGCTGACACCCGAAGCCCTGGAACCCCTCGGGAAGACCCTGGATGTCCTGGATGCAGCAGCTCGATCGGAAGTTGTCAATCAAGGCGTGCCCGACGCCAATATCGACGTGGTTCGTAAGATTCATCTTCGTTACGAGGGCACCGATACCCTGCTAATCGTCAACTTTGCCGGCCTGAACGCGATGATCGCCGAATTTGAGAAAGCTCACATGGGCCGATTCGGCTTTAACGCGCCTGACCGTGCCCACATTGTCGGCACCGTGTCGGCCGAAGCGATTGGCCTGATGGAGCGTGCCGAAGATAACACCATCGAGGCTGCACCCGATAACTCCGCAGCGGAAATACTGGACACCGTGTCTCTCTATTCCGGTGGCGAAACCCACCAGGCACCAGTCTATGATCGTGACGTCCTGAAATCGGGACAACAGGTAAACGGCCCTGCCATTATCATTGAAAGCACGGCGACCACCCTGGTCGAGCCAGGCTGGCAGGCAACCACGACGTCCATGGGCCACCTGGTATTGAAACGCGTCATCCCGCTGCCGAGCCGTGTCGCTATCGGCACGGACCATGGCGTGGCAGGTGACAGGGGCGCCGATCCGATACTTCTCGAAATCTTCAACAACCTGTTTATGTCCATTGCCGAACAGATGGGGGCGACACTTGCGAACACGGCTTATTCCGTCAACATCAAGGAACGGCTCGACTTCTCCTGTGCCATCTTTGACCGGGATGGCAACCTGGTAGCCAATGCACCCCATATGCCAGTGCACCTTGGCAGCATGGGCGAGAGCATCAAGACTGTCATTCGCGAACGCGCTGACACCATCAAACCCGGCGATGTATATGCCCTCAATGCGCCCTATAACGGTGGTACGCACTTGCCAGATGTAACGGTGATATCCCCCGTATTTGATGAGGCCGGGTCGGAGTTGTTGTTCTTCGTCGCCTCGCGAGGTCATCATGCCGATATCGGCGGCATTACGCCAGGGTCCATGCCCGCCAACAGCACAACGGTGGAAGAAGAGGGCATATTGATCGATAACTTCCTGCTGGTTGAGAAGGGAAGGTTACGCGAGCAAGCTCTTATCGAGTTGCTGGGCAGCGGTAAATACCCGGCTCGAAATCCGCATCAGAACGTGGCTGACATGTCAGCCCAGATTGCCGCCAACGAAAAAGGCGTGCAGGAACTTCGCAAGATGGTGGATCATTTCACACTGGGAACAGTCAATGCTTATATGCGCCATGTACAGGACAATGCGGAAGAATCCGTGCGCCGGGTGCTGGGTGTCCTCAAGAATGGCGCTTTCAGGTACGAGTTGGACCAGGGTCACCATATTCAGGTAGCAATAGCCATCGACGAGAAAAATCGAAAAGCGGTAATCGATTTCACCGGAACATCGGATCAGTTGAACAGCAATTTCAATGCACCGTCTGCCGTGTGCATAGCCGCAGTCCTGTATGTTTTTCGCACCCTGGTGGATGATGATATACCCCTGAACGCCGGTTGCCTGAAACCGCTTAAAATTATCATCCCCGATGGCTGCATGTTGAACCCGCGCTATCCGGCTGCCGTCGTTGCCGGAAATGTCGAAACCTCCCAGAGCGTCACCGAAACGCTCTACGGTGCGCTTGGCGTAATGGCCTCTGCCCAGGGAACCATGAACAACTTCACCTTCGGCAATGACGAGCATCAGTATTACGAAACCATTTGTGGAGGATCGGGTGCCGGCCCTGATTTCGATGGTACCGATGCGATCCATACGCATATGACGAATACCCGGCTTACCGATCCGGAAATTCTGGAATGGCGTCACCCGGTAATACTGGAAAGCTTCTCCATCCGAGCTGGATCGGGTGGCCAGGGTACCTACAGGGGTGGTTGCGGCGTCGTCCGCCGCGTTCGCTTCCTCGAGGCCATGACAGCTTCCATCTTGTCAGACCATCGCCGCGTACCACCTTTTGGCGTCAACGGCGGCAAGCCCGGGCAAGTGGGCCGTAACTGGGTAGCCAGGGTTAACGGTTCTATCGAGGAACTGGCTGGAGCTGATAGCACCGAAATGAAACCCGGCGACGTGTTCGTAATTGAAACTCCCGGCGGTGGTGGATTCGGTTAGTAGAATGAGGGTCGGAAGTCCGGATCGTCGTCCGATGATCAGCAACTCGGAACTAAAGGAGGGCCAGACCCCGTTAATGTGCCGAATATATTACTACAGCTTGATAATCACCTTCTGGCGCGAAGGGGATTCTCATGCAGTAAACCCGATACCTAGGCGAATCCTGGTGGATTCCACTGGTCCATCATCTTCTGGCGAGCGGCGTCGAGCCGCTCGGACATTAGCGCCGCGAACCGCTTGAATAATTCATATCCGAATTTCGGATCTTCCTGGCATCGCGCCAATATTGCGCTGCCATCAAACTCGATCAAATCGGAATCTTCCAACGCGCGGGCCATAAAACTCCAACGGTAGGGTGGTATAAGCCAGGACCAGCCGAGTATTTGATCATTGCCAAGAGTTTGTATGTCAAGCGCCGGTCCCATCAAAGCCGGCACCTGTATAGACATTTGCCCCTCGCGCAACAAATAGAATTTATCGGCAGGCTTTCCGTATTGAAACAGGACATCACCCATCTTCATCTGCAGCTCGGTCGCGGAGTCTGACAGGAACTTCACATAGCTGTCATCCATTCCGGAAAAGAAAGCATGATCGGATAAATAATCCTCGATTGATTGTTTACTCATCTGTCTGCCCTCTGCGTTTTTTGGTCAGGACGACCAGTATTAGGCTCGTTTCTACATTTTTCATTGATCCCCGGCAATAACAGGATAATTATTCAAAACGAAAAAAAGGCAGCACGCTTACATCAGTCGTTTCATCAAAACCAGTTGGATTGGCAATAAAATGTCGGCACGGGTAGATTTTACGCGCCTCAAAGCCTCTTAGACCGGACCCTGGTCTGACAGGTATCCAGTTTACGTTGAAGCATTTAGCCTTTTGGCGCTAAATAACCGTCTACTATTTTTCCATCATTTCCGACGAGTATTGATTATTGTCAAATGCCAGTTGGTAAAAATTTAATATTATTTTTTATTGTGGTTAGTTATATTAGTCACCGATCTAAATGCGAGATATCGGGAACGGGGTTGACCAAGCCCGGTTCGTCAACAAAAAAACAGAAATAGGAGAAACTAGTGAGCACATCTATTGAAGCGATTGAAGGTATTGGGCCAGCGTATGGTAAAAAATTACGTGCCGTTGGTTGTGCAAGCCCGGCGCGACTGCTTAAAGACGGTGGCACAAAAAAAGGAAGAGACAGGATCGCCAAGGAAACAGGTATCAGCAGCTCAGTTATTT
This is a stretch of genomic DNA from Gammaproteobacteria bacterium. It encodes these proteins:
- a CDS encoding hydantoinase B/oxoprolinase family protein, coding for MNNKRKCQFWIDRGGTFTDVVMRAPDGTLKTHKLLSENPEQYADAALQGIRDLLGVSSNVPIPATAIEAIKMGTTVATNALLERKGDRTLLVITQGFGDALRIGYQNRPRLFDRHIVLPEMLYEQVIEVTERVTASGDVLQALDRETVTGDLQAAYDNGIRSAAIAFMHGYRFPAHEQAVAAIAHEIGFTQVSVSHEVSPLVKLVSRGDTTVVDAYLSPILRRYVEGIANEIAGDIVDATRLMFMQSNGGLTDASLFQGKDSILSGPAGGVVGMVRSAVMAGFHKVIGFDMGGTSTDVSHYDGEYEREFETLVAGVRMRAPMMRIHTVAAGGGSVLHFDGARYRVGPDSAGANPGPACYRRGGPLAVTDCNVMLGKIQPKYFPRVFGPNADEMLDVEIVRDRFKVLADDISKASGQLTTAQEVAEGFLKIAVENMANAIKQISVQRGYDVTEYTLNCFGGAAGQHACLVADSLGMKRVFLHPFAGVLSAYGMGLADIRAMREQTVEIPLTPEALEPLGKTLDVLDAAARSEVVNQGVPDANIDVVRKIHLRYEGTDTLLIVNFAGLNAMIAEFEKAHMGRFGFNAPDRAHIVGTVSAEAIGLMERAEDNTIEAAPDNSAAEILDTVSLYSGGETHQAPVYDRDVLKSGQQVNGPAIIIESTATTLVEPGWQATTTSMGHLVLKRVIPLPSRVAIGTDHGVAGDRGADPILLEIFNNLFMSIAEQMGATLANTAYSVNIKERLDFSCAIFDRDGNLVANAPHMPVHLGSMGESIKTVIRERADTIKPGDVYALNAPYNGGTHLPDVTVISPVFDEAGSELLFFVASRGHHADIGGITPGSMPANSTTVEEEGILIDNFLLVEKGRLREQALIELLGSGKYPARNPHQNVADMSAQIAANEKGVQELRKMVDHFTLGTVNAYMRHVQDNAEESVRRVLGVLKNGAFRYELDQGHHIQVAIAIDEKNRKAVIDFTGTSDQLNSNFNAPSAVCIAAVLYVFRTLVDDDIPLNAGCLKPLKIIIPDGCMLNPRYPAAVVAGNVETSQSVTETLYGALGVMASAQGTMNNFTFGNDEHQYYETICGGSGAGPDFDGTDAIHTHMTNTRLTDPEILEWRHPVILESFSIRAGSGGQGTYRGGCGVVRRVRFLEAMTASILSDHRRVPPFGVNGGKPGQVGRNWVARVNGSIEELAGADSTEMKPGDVFVIETPGGGGFG
- a CDS encoding TRAP transporter permease — its product is MAEQKQAQSLQDEIVAAVDTGARAPIGWEAKFIATVTFTWALFQLYIASNLPFWLSDVTGFSLVVTNSNARLIHLAFGFFLAALAFPLFKKSSKTSIPWYDWILAITGVACCLYIVVLRNEIAVRAGLPTQGDLIASTVGMIILGITVYRALGLPLLIVASVFVSYVFFGNSESLPEAIQWKGASYGKAMWHFWMQNEGVFGVALGVSASLIFLFVLFGSILEKAGAGNYFIKIAFALLGHLRGGPAKAAVVASALSGLYSGSSIANVVTTGTFTIPLMKRTGFSPEKAGAVEVASSTNGQLTPPVMGAAAFLIAEFTGISYTDILKHALVPALVSYIALVYIVHLEALKLNLKGLPRLPSTKTFASKLIGFLGGFIGISILGIAVYYGLGWIKVAAPDYAFAIVAIGCTGAYLYLVWIASKQPDLKVDPPDAPILELPHAGTVAVTGLYFILPIVILIWCIIIERLSPALSALWATVAMIVVVLTQDALKAFFRGSGNYGAAFKVGLGHWIEGMIAGSRNMISIAVATGAAGIIVGTISLTGAHQVVGEFVEFLSGGSLILMLILVALMSLILGMGLPTTANYIVVSSLMAPVILVLGAKSGLIVPLIAVHLFVFYFGILADDTPPVGLAAFAAAAISGGDPIKTGIQGFAYDIRTALLPFLFIFNTELLLINVGVVKAFFVFGVAVVAMMLFASATQGYMFTRNRKWESALLLLIAFTLFRPGYWLDRVSPPYDIYNPDVVYEVVDEVGPDGLLMIIVSGPDFDTGEIASTTVLVNLGQPADAIERLRKAGLTVTVADGRAIIEEPFPGTPYFESIGKSFDYYGDEPVQIAEIRQPADRIAKEVFYIPAVLLLAFIMFLQKRRARDEQVAEVGAPA
- a CDS encoding cyclic nucleotide-binding domain-containing protein gives rise to the protein MSKQSIEDYLSDHAFFSGMDDSYVKFLSDSATELQMKMGDVLFQYGKPADKFYLLREGQMSIQVPALMGPALDIQTLGNDQILGWSWLIPPYRWSFMARALEDSDLIEFDGSAILARCQEDPKFGYELFKRFAALMSERLDAARQKMMDQWNPPGFA
- a CDS encoding D-glycerate dehydrogenase, with translation MSKPKVIVTRRWHPEVEAVLVERFDTRLNDDDHPMSVAELQDALRSADAVLPTVCDKVTAEVLGADNIRARILGSNGVGFNHIDLEAAKATGLTVTNTPEVLTDCTADLVMTLLLAVARRAGEGERHLRNGEWTGWRPTHMMGTSVTGKTLGLIGMGRIARAVAARAAHGFNMKIIFHDPFPPPAEAIAGLNATECASPEEVFQQADFVSLHCPGGKETYHLIGADAFRAMQPGAFLINTARGDVVDEAALVTALENGEIAGAGLDVFEKEPAVTEGLLKLENVVLLPHLGSATRETRKAMGMRVVENIEAFFAGDTPRDKLV
- a CDS encoding D-cysteine desulfhydrase family protein; amino-acid sequence: MSLTQDFPHVELSHKPTPLELLQNVSAEFGTNVWIKRDDCTGLAFGGNKSRQLEFYIGQALQQGADTLLTTGAVQSNHVRMTVAAARKMGLEVEVQLEHRVDREQPEYHQSGNPYLVKLMGAKIHYYPEGEDEAGADQALETRAVEIARQGGKAYVIPLSNVHTPYGALGYVDGAEELMQQLDEMHINPVGFIVPTGSASTHCGFLYGIRACGSQAPVYGVCVRRDAESQRQRVGTKLKAVSDTIGREIDIPESDILCDDSMLAPGYGLLNDATVEAIKFLARREGILLDPTYSGKAFAVLLQMLKRGEFKQDDHLVFLHTGGAASLFAYPELVESE
- a CDS encoding EamA family transporter; its protein translation is MSPFIVGLVLLAALLHAGWNAMAKSGGTPQYSIASYRLVNAVWCLPLLFLFPLPLAASWPMLLASTLIHTAYYYTLSKSYGSGDLSQVYPLFRGLAPVLVVLGAALLASEYLPMGAMLGIGLVSAGLISIAFSGGVLGKIPGPALRWGLATSVLIAAYTVADGMGVRAAGNPFSYILWLFVFEPIPIGLWLLATDRSGWFGYMRAKPGKITAGALAAATAYAMVIYAMSVAPMAMVSSLRETSVIFAALIGTLMFREPFGRQRIIAAALVCLGVVLIKVLS